The following coding sequences lie in one Yamadazyma tenuis chromosome 3, complete sequence genomic window:
- the SPT7 gene encoding Transcriptional activator spt7 (COG:B,K; EggNog:ENOG503NXIC; BUSCO:EOG09261476) has translation MDKLVSFQVNDTRKLFKLSKKLNETKFFKNFLNESQSKLLSYLIGLDNFTIWGNFIEGNVYFKVVHPTSGANTTESDNPESSTSEPNDSSHLNDDIDVDIDIEDGSRTAKRMASHIRYLLYEKAIDFYYFSKNLDESSNAIDEVNDDYDLLDSLNTESRADASNEQQKEVEKPVVREEDDDYDDDDDDDDGEAQAQDNESSKMNVDTDNENIQFNEENQLILEVPSSIFAKDEQTSESAEDQQESNSENLEDQENLIKEFNKVYHNFEYDRETLIKRRRLEKSDMKLEKTSAPENKNDQSTTYSNSNDSGSGIEFAFATGSSLKHLLGTIQAKRDQIPLNDYELRTLFMDVKKNRGKWANDDRVGQEELYDACEKVILELRSYTEHSTPFLNKVSKREAPNYGLIIKTPMDLNTVMKKLKNLQYNSKQEFVDDIMLIWSNCLLYNSDPKHFLRAHAIAMQKKSLKLIPHIPNIVIKLRSEIERDEEKDDINNDTSKGKSSKKGRKRTRNNDVKLEHESTAGSPESAVETPVEDEKDETPILVEPTPVPEVQTSATTAVTTAPVEEEEEEEENDEINEENNTNNNQNEDDEGDPELQAWKTLTAKSRAHYCSARAELFHEDDKFKLNFDAPAILREPNEMANFNEYITNKQVVSKGNLLENDEPYLLEYDITGGLPGLVFKGVDNQEQERHEQKIVDSYIANKMEQSSSQFVLSTENGLNSVYLKNITEMQEIRRICFKISLVRQMQTQQFVHHTQMRQPEIEKIKEVDLDPISKLENHEEFDKEIQYSVLRRNVAKMIMQTGFESAEPFAVNTLTQLAERYLSNLVNSVKSHSETISKNRLPKSEVLLVSLIENGVNKPDDLYTFVNERLLTQYNKLIDLRAKLSNFLKELLRPGLENFNEKSFNDNSDQFMTGDFSNDLGDDFFGFKELGLDKEFHMLSSSIPVYLLHSRLRTSYASDGATSKSQKYDDLKDYKVNKLYGTDVDKQIGILRPFYHKLLEKSKAHFIKVQKKNGLSMELPEISKLPLIDDEELPQKQRNIRPRLPPTGKITSIKKRPLASSFFLPELEELKVTKQEQNDDISQHEDMAAIPLMSDDPFNDDIDAKEIELMMSNLEE, from the coding sequence ATGGATAAATTGGTATCATTCCAAGTGAATGATACTCGCAAgctcttcaagttgtcgaAGAAACTAAATGAaaccaaattcttcaaaaactttcTAAATGAGAGCCAGTCAAAGCTCCTAAGTTATCTAATCGGGTTGGATAACTTCACGATATGGGGCAACTTCATAGAGGGGAACGTTTACTTCAAAGTGGTCCATCCGACAAGTGGAGCCAATACCACCGAACTGGATAATCCTGAGCTGTCAACGCTGGAGCCAAATGACTCTTCCCACTTAAATGATGACATTGACGTTGACATTGATATCGAAGATGGTAGTAGAACTGCCAAAAGAATGGCATCTCACATTCGATACTTGTTGTACGAAAAGGCAATAGACTTCTACtatttttccaaaaacctCGATGAGTCTTCCAATgcaattgatgaagtcaACGATGATTatgacttgttggactcACTCAACACTGAGAGTAGAGCTGATGCTTCAaatgaacaacaaaaagagGTAGAAAAGCCTGTTGTGAGAGAAGAGGACGATGACtacgatgatgatgatgacgatgacgacgGAGAAGCCCAGGCTCAGGACAACGAGAGTCTGAAGATGAACGTTGACACCGATAACGAAAACATCCAATTTAACGAAGAAAATCAATTAATACTAGAAGTGCCGAGTTCCATATTTGCCAAGGACGAACAAACGTCAGAGAGTGCCGAGGACCAACAGGAGAGCAATAGCGAAAATTTAGAGGACCAGGAAAATCTaatcaaagagttcaacaaaGTGTACCACAACTTTGAATATGATCGAGAAACCTTGATCAAAAGACGGAGACTTGAGAAGTCTGATATGAAACTTGAAAAGACCTCAGCTcctgaaaacaaaaatgaCCAGTCCACCACCTATTCCAACTCTAATGATTCGGGAAGTGGTATAGAATTTGCGTTTGCAACTGGTTCTTCGTTGAAGCATTTATTGGGGACTATTCAGGCCAAACGTGACCAGATTCCTTTGAATGACTATGAATTGAGAACTTTGTTCATGGATGTCAAGAAAAACAGAGGAAAGTGGGCAAATGATGATAGGGTAggacaagaagaattgtACGACGCTTGTGAAAAGGTTATATTAGAATTGCGAAGCTATACGGAGCATTCAACCcccttcttgaacaaagtcAGCAAAAGAGAAGCGCCAAACTATGGGTTGATCATCAAAACTCCAATGGACTTGAATACTGtcatgaagaagttgaagaacttacAGTATAACTCGAAGCAAGAATTTGTTGACGATATCATGTTGATTTGGTCAAACTGTCTCTTGTACAACTCAGATCCCAAACACTTTTTGAGGGCCCATGCAATTGCTATGCAGAAgaagtcgttgaagttgatacCCCATATCCCTAATATTGTCATCAAGCTCCGGtctgaaattgaaagagatgaagaaaaggacGATATCAACAACGATACCAGCAAGGgaaagtcttcaaagaaaggaagaaaaagaaccaGGAATAATGACGTTAAGTTGGAACATGAATCCACCGCTGGATCGCCTGAAAGTGCAGTAGAAACCCCcgttgaagatgagaagGATGAAACGCCTATCTTGGTCGAACCAACTCCCGTACCGGAAGTTCAGACTTCTGCCACCACTGCTGTAACAACTGCTCctgtggaagaagaagaagaagaagaagagaacgATGAGATaaatgaagaaaacaatACAAACAATAATCagaatgaagatgatgaaggGGATCCTGAGTTGCAAGCATGGAAAACCTTGACAGCAAAGTCTCGAGCTCACTACTGTTCTGCTAGAGCTGAACTTTTCCATGAAGATGACAAGTTCAAGCTAAACTTTGACGCTCCTGCTATTTTACGTGAACCCAATGAGATGGCGAATTTTAATGAGTATATAACCAACAAGCAAGTGGTTTCCAAAGGaaaccttcttgaaaatgatgagCCCTACTTGTTAGAGTACGACATAACAGGAGGATTGCCGGGTCTAGTTTTCAAAGGTGTGGATAATCAGGAGCAAGAAAGGCACGAGCAAAAGATTGTGGATTCTTACATTGCTAATAAAATGGAACAAAGTCTGTCACAGTTTGTCTTGAGCACCGAAAATGGGTTGAATTCGGTttatttgaagaatattACCGAGATGCAAGAAATCAGAAGAATAtgtttcaagatttccttgGTCAGACAAATGCAAACCCAACAGTTTGTACACCATACACAAATGCGGCAACCCGAGATCGAAAAGATTAAAGAAGTAGATTTGGATCCTATATCAAAGCTCGAAAACCATGAAGAGTTTGACAAAGAGATTCAATACTCAGTATTGCGTAGAAATGTTGCAAAGATGATTATGCAAACTGGATTTGAATCAGCTGAACCTTTTGCTGTGAATACTTTAACTCAATTAGCAGAAAGGTACTTGAGTAACCTTGTTAACTCCGTTAAGTCTCATCTGGAAACTATATCAAAAAACAGGCTTCCCAAAAGTGAAGTGTTGCTTGTTTcgttgattgaaaatggtgTCAATAAGCCCGACGATTTGTACACATTTGTAAACGAAAGGCTTTTAACCCAATACAACAAGCTTATTGATTTAAGGGCAAAATTGTCCAATTTCCTCAAGGAGTTGTTAAGACCTGGTTTGGAAAATTTCAATGAGAAATCGTTTAATGATAACAGTGATCAGTTCATGACGGGAGATTTTTCCAATGACTTaggtgatgatttctttggtttcaaagaattAGGCTTGGATAAAGAATTCCACATGTTAAGTTCTTCTATTCCAGTTTACTTGTTACACTCCAGGCTCCGTACATCTTACGCTTCAGATGGAGCTACCAGTAAATCCCAAAAGTAcgatgacttgaaagacTACAAAGTAAACAAACTTTACGGTACCGATGTTGACAAGCAGATTGGTATTTTAAGGCCATTTTATCATAAATTACTTGAAAAGTCAAAGGCACATTTCATTAAGGTgcaaaagaaaaatggCTTATCTATGGAGCTTCCTGAGATAAGCAAATTACCCTTAattgatgacgaagaatTGCCTCAGAAACAGAGGAATATAAGACCAAGATTGCCACCGACCGGTAAGATCACTTCCATAAAGAAAAGGCCTCTTGCAAGCTCGTTCTTCTTACCTGAACTCGAAGAATTGAAAGTAACCAAGCAGGAACAGAACGACGACATTTCTCAACATGAAGATATGGCTGCAATTCCCCTTATGAGTGATGATCCGTTCAACGATGACATCGACGCCAAGGAGAttgagttgatgatgagtaATTTGGAAGAGTGA
- a CDS encoding uncharacterized protein (EggNog:ENOG503P06W; COG:K), translated as MIFTFDSKKQSKTDNHLSSRKRPPPSFDSTGALSAPSAFRVLEDDGFTSFKQTKRSKRGCLTCKIRKKKCDETTPVCSDCSRLGKRCVYIDYDNMHPSEIKSLKEMVEKSESTLKLRKRKKPSQDQGSPGRKWVRTDVEYTPLITAESPMANFSSPNSPNIINLLNNEIEEIMPKPKQKVEPEQKESSDSPDDALCVEEMGGVHYVDKLVKYSATSPSSSQQNSPFITSYDMISFLKETVPDFSFGKSSPLEIPSAPASPLAAFANLDFSQMISTLNHPSPRMTPTVLSDLSSRANYLYDYYVHVICPKISVAPTSAKHGDNQYERVFLPLAQNDIGVMYSILSWACFALGREDDIKEGMEYIRLAINHFFSNKSTERAMVVNKLALLLIVLGAEICRGDVKNWTRYMDWGSNLLHQIGGLGSFNKSKEEIWLISNFAYHDVLSSNKADRGLYFSGEQYDRIFSHDLSNGIMHPLVGIAKDIYICIGMISTLVFETNQKLMTLNNELNEKNVSDSPKTEVGIGTSDINKFEEESDLSNHAKVNEILLSVKASAMELDAKIEAAKPNSEDLINLTDQEFEWQITLFETFKLSAKLYLRQAILRCNPSSLESQILTNDLVKCLDIILGSPVQTVLSFPVFMAGIHCVTVLDRQFMTARIEQYIRTYGPWSLTRVRAVIEKIWEFNPKGDTVVDWHGVLKEFGWEINFA; from the coding sequence ATGATCTTTACTTTTGATTCCAAGAAACAGTCTAAAACTGATAACCACTTAAGTCTGAGGAAACGTCCTCCCCCTTCTTTCGACTCCACTGGAGCGCTTTCGGCCCCATCTGCTTTCAGGGTGCTAGAAGATGACGGATTCACGTCTTTCAAACAAACCAAACGGTCTAAAAGAGGGTGCTTGACTTGCAAGATTAGAAAGAAAAAGTGTGATGAAACCACACCTGTATGTTCGGATTGTTCCAGGCTCGGGAAACGGTGTGTTTATATTGACTACGATAATATGCACCCCAGTGAAATCAAgagtttgaaagaaatggTTGAAAAAAGTGAAAGCACATTGAAGCTCAGGAAGAGGAAAAAGCCATCTCAAGACCAAGGTAGCCCCGGACGAAAATGGGTCAGAACTGACGTTGAATACACTCCTCTCATCACAGCGGAAAGCCCCATGGCAAACTTCAGCAGCCCCAATTCCCCCAATATTATAAACCTACTTAATAATGAGATTGAGGAAATCATGCCAAAACCTAAACAAAAGGTGGAGCCGGAACAAAAGGAATCTCTGGACTCTCCTGACGACGCGCTATGCGTGGAAGAAATGGGTGGTGTACACTATGTGGACAAGCTTGTGAAATACTCGGCAACTTCGCCTTCGTCTTCTCAACAAAATAGTCCTTTCATCACATCGTACGATATGATCTCATTTCTTAAGGAAACGGTTCCTGACTTCTCATTCGGTAAGTCTTCCCCTTTGGAGATACCCCTGGCACCGGCCAGCCCACTAGCTGCGTTTGCAAATCTTGATTTCTCCCAGATGATATCGACATTGAACCACCCGTCTCCAAGAATGACCCCTACTGTTCTATCAGACCTCTCCAGTAGAGCAAACTACTTGTACGATTACTATGTGCATGTGATTTGCCCCAAGATATCGGTGGCACCCACTCTGGCAAAACATGGAGATAATCAGTATGAACGAGTGTTCCTCCCACTCGCACAAAATGACATTGGTGTGATGTACAGTATATTATCATGGGCATGCTTTGCTCTTGGCCGTGAAGACGATATAAAAGAAGGAATGGAATATATTCGGTTGGCTATCAACCATTTCTTCTCTAACAAGTCAACAGAGAGGGCCATGGTGGTCAATAAGTTGGCATTGCTTCTAATTGTATTGGGAGCAGAGATTTGTAGGGGTGATGTGAAAAACTGGACTAGATACATGGACTGGGGATCGAATCTACTTCACCAGATTGGAGGTCTTGGaagcttcaacaagagCAAAGAGGAAATCTGGCTTATATCGAACTTTGCTTATCATGATGTTCTATCAAGCAACAAGGCTGATAGGGGACTTTATTTTTCGGGTGAACAATATGATCGGATCTTCTCTCATGATTTGTCTAATGGGATCATGCATCCATTGGTAGGGATTGCCAAGGATATATACATCTGTATTGGGATGATATCTACGTTGGTATTTGAAACCAACCAAAAATTAATGACCCTCAATAATGAGTTGAATGAGAAGAATGTTAGTGATTCTCCCAAAACCGAAGTGGGGATTGGAACTTCCGATATaaacaagtttgaagaagaatcgGATCTCAGTAATCATGCTAAAGTTAACgagattcttctttcgGTTAAGGCCAGTGCTATGGAATTGGATGCAAAAATAGAGGCTGCAAAACCTAATTCtgaagacttgatcaatttaACCGACCAGGAGTTCGAATGGCAGATCACATTGTTtgaaaccttcaagttgagtGCCAAGTTATATTTAAGGCAAGCCATTCTTCGGTGCAACCCGTCTTCTTTAGAGTCTCAAATCCTCACCAACGATTTAGTCAAGTGTTTGGACATCATCTTGGGGTCTCCTGTTCAAACGGTGTTGTCATTCCCAGTATTTATGGCTGGGATTCATTGTGTAACGGTTCTTGATAGACAGTTTATGACTGCTAGAATCGAACAGTACATTCGAACTTATGGTCCTTGGAGTTTGACCAGGGTTCGGGCGgtgattgaaaaaatcTGGGAATTCAATCCAAAAGGTGACACAGTTGTGGACTGGCATGGAGTATTGAAGGAATTTGGGTGGGAAATTAACTTTGCTTAA
- a CDS encoding uncharacterized protein (COG:D,Z; EggNog:ENOG503NV04; BUSCO:EOG092603SM), with translation MWPSTFAPSSLSKLTKDKLATRDVLGRNILHLVILWNRSDWLRHLLKNPEIKSIISKTDYESGWNCLHYIIFFKRLACYKVLLDYLKTANPGTNSLLLVNNSLLFDLIRCKDRARTTPLQLLDNDFKNMMWFPDHITEQDEILFSQRFLQEDPQVGKEGKETSDHTRKLRSLKDRHNWWDPKRLGSDIYMFGSNLNNNLGVGDSTDRHIPSKLMNSTFCEEDSQDYLDQPRFKAVKLSKNHSVILTKDGSLYSCGIGSRGRLGHGIDNMNNSYRFKKIEFFVGQTEKKIVKDFSISTDHTLAVTTSNEVFAWGLNSYGQIGYKSINNSNTNTSKEFSEPFEAEPRLVYGGDLKKNSLNIRGTAASKIHSLVYTKFDIFFWGLNIGQMGFPQDAKDSLDHKVYGSTFKGSIQHQPRCITLRDEIKFVQTCEACTCVVTSNNELHLYFQNQHVKLPRVQSRGSLDKNFHIFCPAKLSKPAVIVKVCMKSHENIALLLDSGDVVGFSVDVNSNLAKMSKSLRYSSLWKSHDRDLRVTDCDTSVDGSIALTTASGLVFMKDSNNRTRKNSMSETALPIPIKNKFRRIDYVNKITRVSCDENFASFGFIRDDIDQIPLKIQANTYMKDIEYLSILNEPNLYRKQNQLFSSENGSISYITDYIYPVYDEDEYESEDEDCTEVQDTKLKMDVLFNRYSNKFDATNNKRVRTRFTYEQIAESDMVSKKQYLKISPISLFIEQFSENIQQEDKNYDAIISFEDHPDMGIGFHQRIFRVRSPFFKKLLQVSEDQVFVKGNISGQFSGNRLIFNSGINVKAALILVHFIYTNRVISIWDDYPTGIHCPSDIKEIKHHFENLGRLFEVFDLFGNLTKDERFLKDMRSLYEVDQEDGDLTVILADGQVKCSSFILTSRSAFFETTLASRWNPGLNFLEFDKVSKCQFNLVLKHMYGFSDYSVFNDLRQKCDNKNEFIGALLEIIQIADELLLFQLKNLCQVAIKDLISLENVVVLLTYSNDLKAKKLFINCCWYIFNNLEIILLDPTFLAIPNEVLVKLENEIDLFDTDQGEHLRTTTGTEVVTSANRAISNQLVSEFIYNQKEFNKHFMSDARGFSSFEPLIDVKMDIKTDQPKRQRKSSRKSSSHQELRDELAEIRKAALTQVQQHGNESAIDVEDDFEVVKSSRKKSNGNIKKTVDFSLNSARSISPPSTLNSVPSSGNSSTSDLTRASSVSTSVRKPVHAPSSRIQNNNHEALFPVLGKQAPTPKPVPKPSEQTSFATGLSPHSKWASKSNGSSILKPLHMNKAAASCSFQSVNSVSLEPDWLTKKQKPKMAPSVKLSQKERKKLAIQTFDEPVGTPVQQTFSWGSEGSTSSFVQPAKDTRSFPTLGKAKRRSKSPSPKASPSPRAGTDVSQEANVSIESDSGSLSLIDIMLEESLKIEEARQNELQRKSLQEIQQEQEFARWWEEEAKRVQMQMQNISIKPQKNSKKKTRKVSN, from the exons ATGTG GCCTTCGACTTTTGCTCCCTCGTCGTTGTCTAAATTAACTAAAGATAAATTGGCTACTAGAGACGTGTTGGGAAGAAATATCCTACATCTAGTTATCTTATGGAACAGAAGCGACTGGCTCCGACATTTACTCAAGAATCCTGAAATCAAAAGTATCATTAGCAAAACCGACTATGAAAGCGGCTGGAACTGTCTTCATTATATCATATTTTTTAAGAGACTCGCTTGTTATAAGGTCCTTCTTGATTATTTAAAGACAGCAAACCCAGGAACAAATTCGCTTCTATTGGTGAACAATTCGTTATTGTTCGACCTAATAAGATGTAAGGACCGTGCAAGAACGACTCCCCTTCAGTTACTAGacaatgatttcaagaacatgATGTGGTTTCCAGACCATATTACCGAGCAAGATGAGATACTTTTCAGTCAAAGATTTTTACAGGAAGATCCCCAAGTAGGTAAAGAAGGTAAAGAGACATCAGATCATACGAGGAAGCTACGCTCTCTTAAGGATCGTCACAACTGGTGGGATCCTAAGAGATTGGGATCGGATATCTACATGTTTGGATCAAATTTAAATAATAACTTAGGAGTGGGTGACTCAACCGATAGACATATCCCTTCCAAACTCATGAACAGTACGTTCTGTGAAGAGGACAGTCAAGACTACCTTGACCAACCACGATTTAAGGCAGTTAAGTTGTCCAAAAATCATTCTGTCATTCTAACCAAAGATGGGTCTCTCTACTCGTGTGGTATAGGATCTCGAGGAAGACTTGGTCATGGTATTGATAACATGAACAATAGTTACcggttcaagaagattgagTTTTTCGTGGGTCAGacagagaagaagatagTAAAGGACTTCTCAATATCTACTGACCACACTTTAGCGGTGACGACTTCCAACGAGGTGTTTGCCTGGGGATTGAACTCTTATGGCCAGATTGGGTACAAACTGATCAACAACTCTAACACGAACACTTCAAAGGAGTTCAGTGAGCCGTTCGAGGCAGAACCCAGGTTGGTATATGGTGgtgatttgaagaaaaactcTTTGAACATAAGAGGTACAGCCGCTTCAAAAATTCACTCTTTGGTGTACACGAAGtttgatatcttcttctggggATTAAATATAGGGCAAATGGGATTCCCCCAAGATGCTAAGGATTCTTTGGACCATAAGGTCTATGGCTCAACTTTCAAAGGTTCCATTCAGCATCAACCAAGGTGCATCACCTTGAGAGATGAAATCAAATTCGTTCAAACATGTGAGGCTTGCACTTGTGTCGTAACAAGCAACAATGAGCTACACCTCTATTTCCAGAACCAACATGTCAAGCTTCCACGGGTTCAGTCCAGAGGTTCGCTTGACAAGAACTTTCATATTTTCTGCCCAGCAAAGTTGTCGAAACCAGCTGTAATTGTGAAAGTTTGCATGAAATCCCACGAGAATATTGCTTTATTGTTGGATAGTGGAGATGTTGTTGGATTTTCCGTTGATGTGAACTCCAATTTAGCTAAAATGTCCAAGAGTTTGAGGTATTCCTCCCTCTGGAAGTCACACGACCGGGACTTAAGGGTTACTGATTGTGACACTTCTGTCGATGGTTCCATAGCATTAACCACCGCAAGTGGGTTGGTTTTCATGAAGGATTCCAATAACCGAACCAGAAAGAATTCGATGTCAGAAACTGCCTTGCCTATTCCTATTAAAAACAAGTTCAGACGTATTGACTACGTCAACAAAATAACTAGGGTTTCATGTGATGAAAACTTTGCTTCATTTGGGTTCATCAGGGATGACATTGACCAAATTCCATTGAAAATCCAGGCAAACACGTACATGAAAGACATTGAATATTTGAGTATATTGAATGAACCAAACTTGTACCGGAAACAAAACCAATTGTTTCTGTCGGAGAATGGGAGTATTTCGTACATTACAGACTACATATACCCTGTTTACGATGAAGACGAATATGAAAGCGAAGATGAAGATTGTACAGAAGTGCAAGACACCAAACTTAAAATGGACGTGTTGTTCAACAGGTATTCTAACAAATTTGATGCCACAAACAATAAAAGAGTCAGGACTCGATTCACGTATGAGCAAATTGCTGAAAGTGATATGGTACTGAAAAAAcaatacttgaagatttctcCCATTAGCTTATTCATAGAGCAGTTCTCCGAAAacattcaacaagaagataaGAATTATGATGCAATTATTCTGTTTGAGGATCATCCAGATATGGGTATAGGTTTTCACCAGCGGATATTCAGAGTCAGATCaccattcttcaagaaactccttcaagtactggAAGACCAAGTATTTGTTAAGGGGAATATTAGTGGACAATTTTCTGGAAACCGGTTGATTTTCAATTCTGGTATAAATGTCAAAGCAGCTCTAATATTGGTTCATTTCATTTACACAAACAGAGTGATATCAATATGGGATGATTATCCCACTGGAATTCATTGTCCATCTGAcatcaaggaaatcaagcaccattttgaaaacttgggAAGATTGTTCGAAGtatttgatctttttggaaaCCTAACAAAGGATGAACGattcttgaaggatatGAGGTCTTTATATGAGGTAGATCAAGAGGACGGGGATTTGACAGTTATTTTAGCTGATGGTCAGGTCAAGTGTTCATCATTTATTCTCACTAGTCGATCTGCATTCTTTGAAACCACATTGGCAAGTAGATGGAATCCGGGACTCAATTTTCTAGAGTTTGACAAGGTAAGTAAATGTCAATTCAACCTAGTTTTGAAACACATGTATGGATTCAGTGATTATTCAGTCTTTAATGATCTCAGGCAAAAATGTGATAACAAGAACGAATTCATTGGTGCTTTACTTGAAATCATCCAAATAGCGGATGAATTATTGTTGTTCCAACTCAAAAACCTTTGTCAAGTAGCAATTAAAGATTTGATATCCTTAGAGAATGTTGTTGTTTTATTAACGTATTCGAATGATTTAAAGgccaaaaagttgttcatcaattgCTGTTGGTatattttcaacaacttagAGATTATACTATTGGATCCCACTTTCCTTGCTATTCCCAACGAAGTGTTGGTTAAACTTGAAAACGAGATTGACTTGTTTGATACCGACCAAGGCGAGCACTTACGTACCACTACTGGAACTGAAGTTGTTACTTCTGCAAATAGAGCTATATCAAATCAATTGGTAAGCGAGTTCATTTATAACCAAAAGGAATTCAATAAGCATTTCATGAGTGATGCTAGAGGATTCCTGTCTTTTGAACCTTTGATTGACGTGAAGATGGACATAAAGACAGATCAACCTAAGCGGCAGAGGAAGAGTTCCAGAAAAAGCTCTTCTCACCAAGAACTCAGAGATGAGCTTGCGGAAATCAGAAAAGCAGCTTTGACACAAGTACAACAACATGGAAATGAAAGTGCTATTGATGTAGAGGATGACTTTGAGGTGGTGAAGTCATCTCGGAAAAAGTCCAATGGTAATATCAAAAAAACGGTGGACTTCAGCTTGAATCTGGCAAGATCAATAAGCCCTCCCTCCACTTTGAATTCTGTTCCTTCGTCTGGAAACTCCTCGACTTCGGACTTGACACGggcttcttctgtttccaCCAGTGTCCGAAAACCAGTGCATGCACCTTCTTCACGAATCCAGAACAACAACCACGAAGCATTATTTCCTGTGCTTGGAAAGCAAGCTCCTACTCCCAAGCCAGTTCCTAAGCCATCGGAGCAAACATCTTTTGCTACAGGCCTTAGTCCCCATTCCAAATGGGcatccaagtccaacgggtcttcaattttgaaaCCTCTTCATATGAACAAAGCTGCTGCAAGTTGTTCTTTTCAATCTGTGAACTCCGTCAGTTTAGAGCCTGACTGGCTTACAAAAAAGCAAAAACCTAAGATGGCACCTAGTGTTAAACTTTCCCAAAAGGAAAGAAAAAAGCTCGCCATTCAGACATTTGATGAGCCCGTTGGAACACCTGTCCAACAGACATTCAGTTGGGGTTCGGAGGGTAGCACCTCAAGTTTTGTTCAACCAGCCAAGGACACTCGATCGTTTCCCACTCTTGGTAAGGCCAAGAGGAGATCCAAGTCACCCCTGCCAAAAGCTTCTCCATCGCCTAGAGCGGGCACAGATGTAAGTCAAGAAGCGAACGTTTCTATAGAGAGTGATTCAGGCAGCCTTTCACTCATAGACATAATGCTTGAAGAGTCACtaaagattgaagaagccagACAAAATGAACTCCAGCGGAAAAGCTTACAAGAgattcaacaagaacaagaatttGCTCGGTGGTGGGAAGAAGAGGCCAAGAGGGTTCAAATGCAGATGCAAAATATACTGATCAAACCGCAAAAGaactcgaagaagaagactcGAAAAGTTAGTAACTAG
- the UBC4 gene encoding Ubiquitin-conjugating enzyme E2 4 (EggNog:ENOG503NWPW; COG:O) — MSSKRINKELADLGRDPPSSCSAGPVGDDLYHWQASIMGPADSPYAGGVFFLSIHFPTDYPFKPPKIAFTTKIYHPNINANGNICLDILKDQWSPALTISKVLLSICSLLTDANPDDPLVPDIANVYKNDRAKYEATAKEWTKKYAV, encoded by the exons ATGTCGTCAAAGCGTATTAATAAGGAATTAGCTGATTTGGGAAG AGATCCACCCTCATCTTGCTCTGCCGGCCCAGTCGGAGATGATTTATATCACTGGCAAGCATCCATCATGGGTCCTGCCGACTCTCCATACGCTGGAGGGGTATTCTTTTTATCGATCCATTTCCCAACCGACTATCCATTTAAGCCACCAAAGATCGctttcaccaccaagatctATCATCCTAACATCAATGCAAACGGTAACATATGTTTGGACATATTGAAGGATCAATGGTCTCCAGCTTTAACCATTTCAAAGGTGTTGTTGTCTATTTGTTCCTTGTTGACGGATGCTAACCCAGATGATCCCTTGGTGCCAGATATCGCCAACGTCTACAAGAACGATAGAGCCAAGTATGAAGCCACTGCTAAGGAGTGGACCAAGAAGTATGCGGTATGA